TGCTGGATCGCCCCCGAAATGCCGACCGCGACATAGACGTCCGGCGCCACGATCTTGCCGGTCTGGCCGACCTGATAGTCGTTCGGCGCATAGCCCGCATCGACTGCGGCCCGGCTCGCGCCGACGCCCGCGCCGAGCTTGTCCGCCAGCGGATCGATCACCGCATGGAACTGCTCCTCCGAGCCCAGCGCGCGGCCGCCCGAGACGATCACCCTGGCCGACGTCAGTTCCGGACGCTCCGACTTGGCGATCTCGGCGCCGACGAAGCTCGACAGGCCCGCATCGGCACCCGACGCCGCCTCGATCGCGGCCGAGCCGCCCTCGCGGGCCGCCTTCTCGAACGCGGTGCCGCGCACCGTGATCACCTTCTTCGCGTCCGACGACTGCACCGTCGCGATCGCATTGCCCGCATAGATGGGGCGCGTGAACGTATCGGCGCTCTCGACCGAGAGGATGTCGCTGACCTGCATCACGTCGAGCAGGGCCGCCACGCGCGGCGCGATATTCTTGCCGTTGGAGGTGGCGGGCGCCACGAACGCGTCATGGCCGCCCATCAGCGCGACCACGGCCGGCGCGACATTCTCCGCCAGCGCATGCTCGAACGCGGCATCGTCCAGCACCACGACCTTGGCGACGCCGGCGATCTTCGCGGCCGCCTCCGCCACGCCGGCGACGCCGGAACCGGCGACCAGCAGGTGGACCTCGCCGAGCTGGGTGGCGGCGGTGACGGCGGAGAGCGTGGCGTCCTTCACGGCGCCCGCTTCCTGTTCGACCCAGACGAGGACGCTCATGCGGCGACTCCCAAAGCTTTCAGCTTGCCGACGAGTTCATCCACGTCGGCCACCTTGATGCCCGCCTGACGCTTCGGCGGCTCGGCCACCTTCAGCGTCTTCAGGCGCGGGGCGATGTCCACGCCCAGATCGGCGGGCGCCTTCACGGCCATCGGCTTCGACTTGGCCTTCATGATGTTCGGCAGCGACGCATAGCGCGGCTCGTTGAGGCGCAGATCGGTCGTCACGATCGCGGGGATCTTGAGGCTGACCGTCTCGAGGCCGCCATCCACTTCGCGCGTCACGGCGACGCTCTCGCCCGACACCTCGACCTTCGACGCGAACGTGCCCTGGCCCCAGCCGAGCAGCGCCGCCAGCATCTGGCCGGTCTGGTTCGAATCGTCGTCGATCGCCTGCTTGCCGAGGATCACGAGGCCGGGAGCCTCCTCGGTGGCGATCGCCTTCAGGATCTTGGCGACGGCGAGCGGCTCGACCTCGTCGTCCGTCTGCACCAGGATCGCGCGATCGGCGCCCATCGCCAGCGCGGTGCGCAGCGTGTCCTGCGCCTTCTGCGGGCCGACCGAGACGGCCACGACCTCGGTCGCGACACCCTTCTCCTTCAGGCGGATCGCTTCCTCGACCGCAATCTCGTCGAACGGGTTCATCGACATCTTCACGTTCGCCAGATCGACGCCCGTGCCGTCCAGCTTCACCCGCGGCTTCACATTATAATCGATCACCCGCTTCACGGGCACCAGAACCTTCATGGCTCGTCTCCTCTCGTGGCCTCCGCGCTTACCAACGGACGCTCGAACCGGTTGAGCCATGGCCGGCCCCGGTCCTGTCCGCACGACTTAGCAGCGGATTGACGTATACGTAAAGACACTGTCCTATGCGTCTTACGTCGGGCCGCGCCGTCGCCTGCCCGTTCGGTTTGTCCGCCGTCGCCGCGATTGCAAATGCGAACTTGCGAACTTGCGAAGGGCCGATCCGCAGACCAGCCCTTCGCAGGACCGGATCAGGCGGCCTTCTTCACCTGCGCCACGATCTTCTTGGCGGCGTCGCCCAGATCGTCGGCGGCCACGATCGGCAGACCGCTATTGGCGAGGATGTCCTTGCCCTGCTGCACGTTCGTGCCCTCAAGGCGCACGACGAGCGGCACCGAGAGGTTCACTTCCTTCGCGGCGGCGACGATGCCTTCCGCGATGATATCGCAGCGCATGATGCCGCCGAAGATGTTGACGAGGATGCCCTCGACCGCCGGATCGGACAGGATCAGCTTGAACGCCGACGTCACCTTCTCCTTGTTGGCGCCGCCGCCCACGTCGAGGAAGTTGGCCGGGAAGGCGCCGTTGAGCTTGATGATGTCCATCGTCGCCATGGCGAGACCGGCGCCGTTGACCATGCAGCCGATGTTGCCGTCGAGCTTGATGTAGGCGAGGTCGTACTTCGACGCCTCGACCTCGGCCGGATCCTCTTCCGTCTCGTCGCGCAGCGCGAGAATGTCGGGGTGGCGATACAGGCTGTTCGAATCGAACGAAACCTTCGCGTCCAGCACCAGCAGCTTGCCGTCGACCGTCTCGACCAGCGGGTTGATCTCCAGCATGGCCATGTCGGTCGCCATGAAGGCGTCATAGAGCTGGCTGGCGACCTTGGCCGCCTGCTTGTTGAGATCGCCCGTGAGCTTCAGCGCGAACGCCACGGCGCGGCCGTGATGCGGCTGGAAACCCTCGGCCGGATCGATCGTGATCGTACGGATCAGCTCCGGCGTGTCGTGCGCGACCGTCTCGATGTCCATGCCGCCCTCGGTGGAGACGACCATCGCGACGCGGCCGGTGGCACGATCGACGAGCATCGAAAGATAATATTCCTTCGCGATGTCCGCGCCGTCCGTGATGTACAGACGGTTGACCTGCTTGCCGGCCTCACCCGTCTGGATCGTCACCAGCGTGTTGCCGAGCATGTCGGTCGCGTTCGCGCGGACCTCGTCCAGCGTCTTCGAGAGGCGGACGCCGCCCTTGGCTTCGGGGGCCAGTTCCTTGAACTTGCCCTTGCCGCGGCCGCCGGCATGGATCTGCGACTTCACGACATAGAGCGGTCCGGGCAGCTTGCCGGCGGCCTCGACCGCCTCATCGACCGTCATGGCCGCATAGCCGGCGGGAATCGCCACGCCGAACTTCGCAAGCAGTTCCTTGGCCTGATATTCGTGGATGTTCATCGAGCGGGACCCCTTCTGGGCGGAAGCGGGGGTAGAGTCCCCCGGGGAAAAGCGCTCCGCGCCTAAAGCATATGCGGCATGCAGGCCGCAAGGCCGCGTCTCGCAACTGCGGCATGACACGTCTATGGAGCGGCGATGCACTGGGCCATCGGACTCGCTCTGTTTTTCCTCACCGTCGCCGGGATGGAGGCCTTCGCCTATGCCGCGCACCGCTGGCTGATGCACGGGCCGGGCTGGTTCCTGCACGAGAGCCACCATCGCCCCCGCACCGGCAAGTGGGAGCTGAACGATCTGTATGCGGCGATCTTCGCCGTGCCCTCGTTCGTGCTGATCCTGGGCGGGGCGCAGCTGGGCTGGTGGCCGGGCTGCACCTGGATCGGTGCGGGCATCGCCGCCTATGGCGCCATCTATTTCGGCTTCCACGACTGGATCGTGCACCAGCGCCTTCCGGGGCGCTTCGTGCCGCGATCACGCTACATGAAGCGGATCGTGCAGGCGCACCGGCTGCATCATGTGGTGAACACCAAGCACGGCACGGTGAGCTTCGGCTTCCTCGTCGCCCCCGCGCCGGAGCGCCTCAAGGCCGAGCTGAAGCGTCGCGAAATGGCCGGAGTCCGCGCGCCCCGCGCTTGACCCCGTCATCGATCGCTTGATCGATCGAATCGATTGTAGTGGCCGGATTATCCAATTTCTTCTTTGCTGCCGACATGCGTAGATCGACGCTGTCAGACCGACTCACAGCAAGGGAAATACCGATGGCGATCATGAGCACCCCTATCAAGCCGTTCACGGCGACGGCCTACAAGGAAGGCAAGTTCGTCGACGTCACCGACGCGGACGTGAAGGGCAAATGGTCTGTCTTCTTCTTCTATCCGGCCGACTTCACGTTCGTCTGCCCGACGGAGCTTGAGGATCTGGCCGACATCTATCCGACGCTGCAGGGCATGGGCGTCGAGGTCTATTCGGTCTCGACCGACACGCATTTCAGCCACAAGGCCTGGCACGACACGTCGCCGGCGATCGGCAAGATCAACTACTACATGCTGGGCGACCAGAACCATGTGATCTCGAACAATTTCGACGTTCTGCGTCCGGGCGTGGGCCTGGCCGATCGCGGCACCTTCGTGGTGGACCCCGAGGGCGTCGTCCAGCTCGTCGAGATCACGCCGGAGGGCGTGGGCCGCAACGCGGCCGAGCTGCTCCGCAAGATCAAGGCGCTGCAGTATTGGGTCAGCCACCCGGGCGAAGTGTGCCCGGCCAAGTGGGAAGAGGGCGAAGCCACGCTCGCTCCCTCGCTCGACCTCGTCGGCAAGATCTAACTCCCTATCGCCGGGGCGGGCCTTCGCCTGCCCCGGCACCTTACCCCCATTTAGCGTAACCGGAGTTCCCC
This DNA window, taken from Sphingomonas sp. AP4-R1, encodes the following:
- the ahpC gene encoding alkyl hydroperoxide reductase subunit C — encoded protein: MAIMSTPIKPFTATAYKEGKFVDVTDADVKGKWSVFFFYPADFTFVCPTELEDLADIYPTLQGMGVEVYSVSTDTHFSHKAWHDTSPAIGKINYYMLGDQNHVISNNFDVLRPGVGLADRGTFVVDPEGVVQLVEITPEGVGRNAAELLRKIKALQYWVSHPGEVCPAKWEEGEATLAPSLDLVGKI
- a CDS encoding electron transfer flavoprotein subunit alpha/FixB family protein gives rise to the protein MSVLVWVEQEAGAVKDATLSAVTAATQLGEVHLLVAGSGVAGVAEAAAKIAGVAKVVVLDDAAFEHALAENVAPAVVALMGGHDAFVAPATSNGKNIAPRVAALLDVMQVSDILSVESADTFTRPIYAGNAIATVQSSDAKKVITVRGTAFEKAAREGGSAAIEAASGADAGLSSFVGAEIAKSERPELTSARVIVSGGRALGSEEQFHAVIDPLADKLGAGVGASRAAVDAGYAPNDYQVGQTGKIVAPDVYVAVGISGAIQHLAGMKDSKTIVAINKDEDAPIFQVADIGLVGDLFQIVPELTSKL
- the sucC gene encoding ADP-forming succinate--CoA ligase subunit beta, which translates into the protein MNIHEYQAKELLAKFGVAIPAGYAAMTVDEAVEAAGKLPGPLYVVKSQIHAGGRGKGKFKELAPEAKGGVRLSKTLDEVRANATDMLGNTLVTIQTGEAGKQVNRLYITDGADIAKEYYLSMLVDRATGRVAMVVSTEGGMDIETVAHDTPELIRTITIDPAEGFQPHHGRAVAFALKLTGDLNKQAAKVASQLYDAFMATDMAMLEINPLVETVDGKLLVLDAKVSFDSNSLYRHPDILALRDETEEDPAEVEASKYDLAYIKLDGNIGCMVNGAGLAMATMDIIKLNGAFPANFLDVGGGANKEKVTSAFKLILSDPAVEGILVNIFGGIMRCDIIAEGIVAAAKEVNLSVPLVVRLEGTNVQQGKDILANSGLPIVAADDLGDAAKKIVAQVKKAA
- a CDS encoding sterol desaturase family protein encodes the protein MHWAIGLALFFLTVAGMEAFAYAAHRWLMHGPGWFLHESHHRPRTGKWELNDLYAAIFAVPSFVLILGGAQLGWWPGCTWIGAGIAAYGAIYFGFHDWIVHQRLPGRFVPRSRYMKRIVQAHRLHHVVNTKHGTVSFGFLVAPAPERLKAELKRREMAGVRAPRA
- a CDS encoding electron transfer flavoprotein subunit beta/FixA family protein, with translation MKVLVPVKRVIDYNVKPRVKLDGTGVDLANVKMSMNPFDEIAVEEAIRLKEKGVATEVVAVSVGPQKAQDTLRTALAMGADRAILVQTDDEVEPLAVAKILKAIATEEAPGLVILGKQAIDDDSNQTGQMLAALLGWGQGTFASKVEVSGESVAVTREVDGGLETVSLKIPAIVTTDLRLNEPRYASLPNIMKAKSKPMAVKAPADLGVDIAPRLKTLKVAEPPKRQAGIKVADVDELVGKLKALGVAA